One region of Oryzias latipes chromosome 6, ASM223467v1 genomic DNA includes:
- the ptpn9 gene encoding tyrosine-protein phosphatase non-receptor type 9 isoform X2 has translation MARKFDVLRAIELFHSYRETRLKEGIVRLQPQEEPLRSELLSGKFTVLSVRDPSGASIALYTAKLHHPNKTGNHVVLQALFYLLDRAVESFETQRNGLVFIYDMAGSNYTNFELDLSKKILNLLKGAFPARLKKVLIVGAPVWFRVPYNLLSLLLKEKLRERVQMVKMAELCQHLPRDCLPQHLGGLLPLDMYSWNQQLLAGQNGRVDPVDELVGIPIEDSSVHVPGPESMRPQELLAHLGRLQRSGIHQEYEALRRETPPGTFHCAQAAYNQEKNRYGDVLCLDQTRVRLKPRRTERSDYINASFMDGYKQKNAYIGTQGPLEKTYNDFWRMVWEQSVLVIVMTTRTEEGSRRKCGQYWPLDEGGQEVYGHIAVVNQRVDHHTHYNHTTLELHNTETCEQRQVSHFQYLSWPDYGVPTSAVTLIDFLGAVKRQQRKMVRAVSSQWMGHPLGPPMVVHCSAGIGRTGTFCALDICLSQLQDVGTLNVCQTVRRMRTQRAFSIQTPDQYYFCYNAILEHAQRQGLLPSNQ, from the exons AGTGTGAGGGACCCTTCAGGAGCCTCCATCGCCCTGTACACCGCCAAACTTCACCACCCTAACAAGACAGGCAACCACGTGGTTCTGCAGGCTCTCTTCTACCTCCTGGATCGGGCAGTAGAAAG cttcGAGACGCAGAGGAACGGCCTGGTGTTCATTTACGACATGGCCGGCTCCAACTACACTAACTTTGAGCTGGACCTGAGCAAGAAGATCCTCAACCTACTGAAG GGGGCGTTCCCTGCCAGACTAAAGAAAGTGCTGATTGTCGGGGCTCCTGTTTGGTTCCGTGTTCCCTACAACCTGCTGAGCCTCCTTCTGAAGGAGAAACTCAGGGAGAGG GTTCAGATGGTGAAGATGGCCGAGCTGTGTCAGCACCTCCCCAGAGACTGCCTCCCCCAGCATCTCGGCGGCCTGCTGCCCCTGGACATGTACagctggaaccagcagctgCTGGCGGGCCAGAACGGCAGAGTGGACCCCGTGGATGAGCTGGTGGGGATCCCCATTGAAGACTCCTCCGTCCACGTCCCCGGCCCCGAGTCCATGCGCCCCCAGGAGCTGCTGGCGCACCTCGGCAGGCTGCAGCGCTCCGGGATCCACCAGGAGTATGAGGCCCTGCGCAGGGAAACGCCGCCTGGAACTTTCCACTGTGCGCA AGCAGCCTACAATCAGGAGAAGAACCGTTACGGAGACGTTTTGTGCCTTGATCAAACAAGAGTTCGCTTAAAACCCAGGAGGACTGAG AGATCAGACTACATCAATGCTAGCTTCATGGACGGCTACAAACAGAAGAACGCTTACATCGGTACTCAAG GACCTCTGGAAAAAACCTACAATGATTTCTGGAGAATGGTCTGGGAGCAAAGCGTCCTCGTCATTGTCATGACAACCAG GACAGAAGAGGGCAGTCGCAGGAAGTGTGGACAGTACTGGCCTCTGGATGAAGGGGGGCAGGAAGTCTACGGCCATATAGCTGTGGTGAATCAGAGGGTGGACCACCACACGCACTACAACCACACCACCCTTGAGCTGCACAACACAGAG aCGTGTGAACAGAGACAGGTGAGTCACTTCCAGTACCTCAGCTGGCCGGACTACGGCGTCCCCACCTCTGCGGTGACTCTCATCGACTTCCTGGGAGCTGTGAAAAGACAACAGAGGAAAATGGTGAGGGCTGTGAGCTCTCAGTGGATGGGACACCCTCTGGGACCCCCCATGGTGGTGCACTGCAGTGCAGGGATTGGGAGAACAG GGACCTTCTGCGCGCTGGACATCTGTCTGTCCCAGCTGCAGGACGTGGGCACCCTGAACGTGTGCCAGACAGTGCGGCGCATGAGAACGCAGAGGGCCTTCAGCATCCAAACCCCGGACCAGTACTACTTCTGCTACAACGCCATCTTGGAGCACGCCCAAAGGCAGGGCCTGCTCCCATCCAATCAGTGA